The Lycium barbarum isolate Lr01 chromosome 12, ASM1917538v2, whole genome shotgun sequence genome includes a region encoding these proteins:
- the LOC132623441 gene encoding nuclear pore complex protein GP210, with protein sequence MLHLLSLFLLLLLLPLTCPFPGSGPHIADVNILLPPKMTHPVEYRLQGSDGCFKWSWDHHDILVVLPEYNVSSQCSTSARLKSIAPYSGRKETAVYATDVNTGAVIRCKVYIDNFSRIQIFHSSVKLDLDGLATLHVRAFDSEENVFSSLVGIQFMWGLMPETDGLPHHLNHIPLKDSPLSDCGGLCGDLDIQIKLENSGVFSDLYVVKGTEIGHEIVTVHLAEPSVKYMEDKIVLTVAEAISLEPPSPVCVLIGAFVHYSLKVIRGNRPQLVTLPSAFHRWSVSNSSVAQVDRMVGTAKALNLGITTVTVEDTRVVGHTQVSSFHVVLPDSLSLYILPLSLSGDHIEGIEPIPSVARWYVVSGREYLVQVRIFSKGTWAQQEVYITENDDVKLHDDPSEIWSIIPSSNRVGEKGLSRILKAFSYGLGKLTATLTYNTGHGETKEVLRVVQEVMVCDQVKFSMEGVSDSITLPWAPGVYQELELKVTGGCAMVSGDYKWFSSDMAIVSVSTFGVVQAKRPGKVTIKAVSVFDSLNYDEIVVEVSLPSSMIVLPNFPVETPVGSYLRAAVTLKTLDGGLFYKCDAFTPFIKWKTGNEAFIVVDAGETFIAEKREILPIGSEKYGPACAWTYVYASNSGQTMLHATLSKEFQQYDHSTGSSVVLQATSRIAAFVPLILHPASDGNQFGGYWFNLVKAEADNRLENMEHLYLAPGTYFEVMLRGGPNRWDQGVEFVESVERLDEQNLRVQDGALVNQEFTSYGSTYRIKCQDVGIFRLLFKRGNLIGEGHPLPAVSEVQLSLTCGFPSSIAVIADETVNSVEVIQTAAQADRGSGRIRTTPVTIANGRTVRLSAVGISETGIAFGNSSSLPLKWELKDCDDLAFWDDIHNLAMLSTWERYLVLANATGLCVVRATVIGSIDSVSHRHSLKHVPGSETDLTDAIRLQLVSSLRVYPEFSLLYLNHDAKLNLSITGGSCFIDAAVNDTQVVDIIQPASGLQCVQLLLAPKKLGTALVTVRDVGLAPPLSAFSVVQVADMDWIKIISGEELSIMEGSSLSIDFLAGVNDGSTFDSSQYAYMNVRVHIEDHIIELVNQDDLSCCDDGYVNVPNFRIRAIRLGITTLYVSARHHTGHEMLSQPIKVEVYAPPRIDPSDIFLVPGASYMLTVRGGPKTGAYIEFVSMDNEVAKVHTPTGRVSATSPGNTTIVAKMYRNGDIFICQAYGEVKVGVPSSAMLNVQSKKLAVGRQIPIFPSLSEGNLFSFYELCRNYKWIINDEEVLSFQAPDSLHGGNNGMYLSSEKGDGLAGYVGDKDLGFIQVLHGRSAGQTDVTVSFSCDFVAYKSFSESRSYTASISLSVVSDLPLALGSPITWILPPHYISSVLLPSASKTFSKGDPTMGKVTYSILGDSRRKAELEEDDPILIDGSRIRTKESGNLACIQAKDRSNGRVEVASCVKVAEVTQIRFTAEKLLVHTLAIGAEIDVPIKYYDVLGNPFLEAHDVIPFGVETNYHDVISVEDAVDGNGNVHLKAISYGRALVRVGFTNDPKKSDYVVILVGARLHPQNPTLHLGSGLNFSIEGLSDQVSGQWFTSNASIVSVDQLSGHARAIGEGSVQIIFESSNMKLQTTVTVSRPEMMSVDAPREMLTNVPLPANGYSFLVKFNDAHGHKYKSAKNRAIFLFDCLVDPPYVGYVKPWVDLDTDNSYCLFFPYSPERLALATPKSGDIGQDLAVTIKASLVGEHNISGSASALFVGGFIILGTEGDSLQLNLTPQYNRSVLTVVGNTDVNIYWHDRERLAIRPIHGEDSQGGSHAQYEVKIRRAEKFKDKLIFTLPATGQIMEVNVNYEPEERRATANLNLWATAAACFILLIVTATVFISYLDQPVRSRPSAPPGTPSVAAPATPDRSSPAVVSEHSPRTPQPFMDYVRRTINETPYYRQDVRRRANPQNTY encoded by the coding sequence AGAATGTTTTCTCGTCTTTGGTGGGCATACAATTCATGTGGGGCTTAATGCCTGAAACTGATGGATTGCCTCATCACCTGAACCATATACCTTTGAAGGACTCTCCATTGAGTGATTGTGGTGGATTATGTGGTGACCTAGATATCCAAATAAAGCTTGAAAATAGTGGTGTGTTTTCTGATCTTTATGTGGTAAAGGGGACAGAAATCGGCCATGAAATAGTGACTGTTCATTTGGCTGAACCATCTGTTAAATATATGGAGGATAAAATTGTCCTAACTGTGGCAGAAGCCATATCTCTGGAACCTCCTTCACCGGTTTGTGTCCTTATTGGTGCTTTTGTTCATTATAGTCTTAAAGTTATCCGTGGGAATAGGCCACAACTTGTAACTCTGCCTTCTGCCTTTCACCGATGGTCTGTTTCGAACTCCTCAGTTGCTCAGGTAGACAGGATGGTGGGTACTGCTAAGGCTTTGAACTTGGGAATAACAACAGTAACTGTTGAAGATACTAGGGTGGTTGGTCATACACAAGTGTCTTCTTTCCATGTTGTCCTGCCAGATTCCTTATCATTGTATATATTACCTCTATCTCTTTCTGGTGATCATATAGAGGGAATTGAACCAATACCCTCTGTAGCACGCTGGTATGTAGTTTCTGGTCGGGAATATCTTGTTCAAGTAAGGATTTTCTCGAAAGGAACATGGGCACAACAAGAAGTTTACATTACAGAAAATGATGACGTTAAGTTGCATGATGACCCATCAGAAATCTGGAGTATAATTCCCTCATCCAATCGCGTTGGAGAGAAGGGGCTATCCAGAATCCTAAAAGCTTTCTCATATGGTCTGGGAAAATTGACAGCGACTCTCACATATAACACTGGGCATGGAGAAACAAAGGAAGTTCTCAGGGTTGTTCAAGAAGTTATGGTTTGTGACCAGGTGAAGTTCAGCATGGAAGGTGTCTCCGACAGTATTACTCTTCCTTGGGCACCTGGTGTTTATCAGGAGTTGGAGCTAAAGGTTACTGGGGGCTGTGCAATGGTGTCTGGTGACTACAAATGGTTCTCTTCGGACATGGCGATTGTGTCGGTATCTACTTTTGGGGTTGTCCAGGCAAAAAGACCTGGAAAAGTTACTATAAAGGCTGTCTCAGTTTTTGATTCTCTAAATTATGATGAGATAGTTGTTGAAGTGAGTTTGCCTTCTTCAATGATAGTACTGCCTAATTTTCCGGTGGAGACTCCTGTAGGTTCATATCTTCGAGCTGCTGTGACATTGAAAACATTGGATGGTGGCTTATTCTACAAATGTGATGCTTTTACGCCATTCATCAAGTGGAAAACTGGAAATGAAGCTTTCATTGTTGTGGATGCTGGTGAGACCTTCATTGCTGAAAAGCGAGAAATTCTTCCAATTGGTTCCGAGAAATATGGCCCTGCATGTGCATGGACCTATGTCTATGCTTCTAATTCCGGTCAGACGATGCTACATGCAACATTGTCAAAAGAATTTCAACAGTATGATCACTCTACTGGCAGTTCTGTTGTTCTGCAAGCAACCTCGCGTATTGCAGCATTCGTACCACTCATTCTGCACCCTGCAAGTGATGGAAACCAGTTTGGTGGTTATTGGTTTAATTTGGTTAAGGCTGAAGCTGATAATCGCTTAGAGAATATGGAGCATCTATATCTTGCCCCTGGCACATATTTTGAAGTGATGCTTCGTGGTGGACCTAATCGATGGGACCAGGGAGTTGAATTTGTTGAATCCGTGGAAAGATTGGATGAACAAAATCTCAGGGTTCAAGATGGGGCTCTAGTTAATCAAGAATTTACCAGCTATGGGAGCACGTACAGAATCAAGTGCCAAGATGTTGGAATCTTTAGGCTTCTTTTCAAACGTGGGAATTTAATTGGAGAGGGGCATCCTCTGCCTGCTGTATCTGAAGTGCAATTGTCACTCACATGTGGTTTCCCATCATCTATAGCAGTAATAGCTGATGAAACTGTTAATTCCGTTGAAGTGATTCAGACTGCAGCTCAGGCTGACCGTGGCAGTGGAAGGATTCGTACTACCCCAGTCACAATAGCAAATGGGCGCACAGTTCGACTATCAGCTGTTGGCATTAGTGAGACTGGAATAGCTTTTGGAAATTCATCTTCTCTTCCTTTGAAGTGGGAGCTTAAAGATTGTGATGATCTAGCATTTTGGGATGATATCCACAACTTAGCAATGCTATCAACTTGGGAGAGGTACTTGGTCTTGGCAAATGCAACTGGACTATGTGTTGTACGAGCAACAGTTATTGGATCCATTGATTCTGTTAGCCATCGTCACTCTCTTAAACATGTGCCAGGCTCCGAAACTGATCTTACAGATGCTATACGCTTGCAACTTGTTTCATCCCTAAGGGTCTATCCAGAATTCAGCTTGTTGTATCTCAATCATGATGCAAAGTTGAATCTGTCAATTACTGGTGGAAGTTGTTTCATTGATGCTGCAGTAAATGATACGCAAGTTGTGGATATAATTCAGCCTGCTTCAGGTTTACAGTGTGTACAACTACTGCTGGCTCCTAAAAAGTTGGGAACTGCACTTGTGACTGTTCGGGATGTTGGGCTTGCACCTCCTCTTTCTGCTTTCTCTGTGGTTCAAGTTGCAGATATGGACTGGATTAAGATTATATCTGGAGAAGAATTGAGTATTATGGAAGGGAGTTCACTATCAATCGATTTTCTTGCTGGAGTAAATGATGGAAGTACTTTTGATTCTTCGCAGTATGCTTACATGAATGTTCGTGTTCACATTGAGGATCATATAATTGAACTTGTCAATCAAGATGATCTTTCCTGTTGTGATGATGGATATGTGAATGTGCCTAACTTCAGAATACGGGCAATACGACTTGGGATTACCACACTGTATGTCAGCGCTAGACATCATACTGGCCATGAGATGCTGAGCCAGCCAATTAAGGTAGAAGTCTATGCACCACCTAGAATAGATCCAAGTGATATTTTCCTTGTACCAGGTGCTTCTTACATGCTTACTGTGAGAGGAGGCCCAAAAACTGGTGCATATATTGAATTTGTCAGTATGGATAATGAGGTTGCAAAGGTCCACACACCCACAGGACGAGTTTCTGCAACATCGCCTGGAAACACCACCATAGTTGCCAAGATGTACAGGAATGGAGATATATTTATTTGTCAGGCATATGGCGAAGTTAAAGTAGGTGTTCCTTCTTCAGCAATGTTAAATGTTCAAAGCAAGAAGTTAGCTGTTGGCCGTCAAATACCAATATTTCCCTCCTTGTCTGAGGGAAATTTATTTTCGTTTTATGAACTCTGCAGAAATTATAAGTGGATTATAAATGATGAAGAGGTGTTGAGTTTCCAGGCACCAGACAGCTTACATGGTGGAAATAATGGAATGTACTTGTCCAGTGAAAAAGGCGATGGGCTGGCAGGATATGTGGGTGACAAAGACCTTGGTTTTATTCAAGTATTGCATGGAAGATCTGCCGGACAGACGGATGTTACAGTTTCTTTCTCCTGTGATTTTGTTGCTTACAAATCTTTTTCAGAGTCAAGATCATATACTGCATCTATTTCCTTGTCTGTAGTGTCTGATCTTCCACTTGCTCTGGGATCACCAATTACTTGGATTCTCCCTCCACATTATATCTCGTCTGTGCTCTTGCCTTCAGCTTCTAAAACTTTCAGTAAAGGGGATCCAACTATGGGTAAGGTTACTTATTCTATATTGGGAGACTCTAGAAGAAAGGCTGAATTGGAGGAAGATGATCCTATACTCATTGATGGGAGCCGAATAAGAACGAAAGAGAGTGGCAATCTTGCATGTATTCAAGCAAAAGATAGGTCAAATGGAAGAGTTGAGGTAGCCTCTTGTGTGAAGGTTGCTGAAGTGACTCAAATACGTTTCACGGCAGAAAAGTTGCTGGTTCACACTTTAGCAATTGGTGCTGAAATTGATGTCCCAATCAAATATTATGATGTGCTTGGAAATCCTTTCCTTGAGGCTCATGATGTTATTCCTTTCGGAGTTGAAACTAACTACCATGATGTCATCTCTGTTGAGGATGCAGTTGATGGCAATGGAAATGTCCATCTCAAAGCAATCAGTTATGGTAGAGCTCTTGTGCGAGTAGGTTTTACCAATGACCCAAAGAAATCTGATTATGTGGTGATTCTTGTTGGTGCTCGTTTGCATCCTCAGAATCCAACCCTTCACCTAGGGAGTGGTCTTAACTTCAGCATAGAAGGGCTAAGTGATCAAGTATCTGGTCAGTGGTTTACTAGTAATGCAAGCATTGTGTCTGTGGACCAGCTATCTGGACATGCCAGGGCAATAGGGGAAGGTTCTGTACAAATTATCTTTGAGAGTTCGAATATGAAACTGCAAACTACAGTTACTGTGTCACGGCCAGAGATGATGTCTGTTGATGCTCCAAGAGAAATGCTGACAAACGTGCCGCTTCCTGCCAATGGATATAGCTTTCTTGTAAAATTTAATGATGCTCATGGCCACAAGTATAAATCTGCTAAAAACAGGGCAATTTTCTTGTTTGATTGCCTGGTTGATCCACCTTATGTTGGATATGTGAAGCCATGGGTTGATCTTGATACTGATAATTCGTATTGCCTTTTCTTCCCTTACTCTCCAGAACGTTTGGCACTTGCCACTCCAAAGTCAGGAGACATTGGACAGGATTTAGCTGTTACCATCAAGGCATCACTCGTAGGAGAGCATAATATCTCAGGATCTGCTTCAGCACTTTTTGTTGGGGGCTTCATCATTCTGGGAACAGAAGGAGATTCATTGCAGTTAAATCTAACCCCACAATATAACAGGAGTGTCCTAACTGTTGTGGGAAACACAGATGTGAATATCTACTGGCATGATCGGGAACGGCTAGCTATCAGACCCATACATGGAGAAGATTCTCAAGGAGGAAGCCATGCTCAGTATGAGGTCAAAATTCGTAGAGCAGAGAAGTTTAAAGACAAACTGATTTTTACACTCCCAGCAACTGGTCAGATTATGGAAGTTAATGTTAACTATGAACCCGAAGAGAGAAGAGCAACTGCTAATCTTAATTTATGGGCTACTGCAGCTGCGTGTTTCATTCTGCTGATAGTCACAGCTACAGTATTCATTTCTTACTTGGACCAACCTGTGAGATCCCGACCATCTGCTCCTCCTGGCACGCCAAGTGTAGCAGCACCTGCAACTCCTGACCGGAGCAGTCCTGCTGTAGTAAGCGAACATTCTCCTCGGACACCTCAGCCTTTCATGGATTATGTTAGGAGGACGATTAATGAAACTCCATACTACAGACAAGACGTTAGGAGGAGGGCTAATCCTCAGAACACTTACTAG